A window of the Oscillospiraceae bacterium NTUH-002-81 genome harbors these coding sequences:
- a CDS encoding Rpn family recombination-promoting nuclease/putative transposase → MGDRDTLTKNYVKRADRFADIFNYYLFDGKQRIDPAQLREQDTAQIVLPYGKDLTEMPMQRFRDILKQAVLMTDGHCQYVLLGIENQSDVHYAMAVRSYLYDAIEYAAQVQTIAGKHRKQKDVKGAEFLSGFRKEDRLVPVVTLTLYWGRQEWDAPRSLHEMLLETDPQVLQYVNDYRMNLLIPAEITDFEKFHSEMRSVLRVMSLVNKKKEMFQLLENKEYSRMPVDTANLINVMAGLKLDLERWKERSGMEELEMCRAWKELLEDAREEGKEEGRKEELAVAARMLRKHKLSLEEIPEFFPKLNEEDIREVERQALAEV, encoded by the coding sequence TTGGGAGACAGGGACACACTGACGAAAAACTATGTAAAAAGAGCGGATCGTTTTGCAGATATTTTCAATTACTATCTGTTTGACGGGAAGCAAAGGATTGATCCGGCGCAATTACGGGAACAGGACACCGCGCAGATCGTTCTTCCGTATGGAAAAGATCTGACGGAGATGCCGATGCAGCGTTTCCGGGATATTTTAAAGCAGGCGGTGCTGATGACGGACGGCCACTGCCAGTATGTGCTGCTGGGTATTGAAAATCAGTCGGATGTGCATTACGCCATGGCGGTGCGCAGTTATCTGTATGATGCCATCGAATATGCGGCACAGGTGCAGACCATTGCCGGAAAACACCGGAAGCAAAAGGATGTAAAAGGCGCGGAATTCCTGTCCGGATTTCGAAAGGAAGACCGGCTGGTACCGGTAGTGACACTGACGTTGTACTGGGGCAGGCAGGAATGGGATGCGCCGAGAAGCCTGCATGAGATGCTGTTGGAGACAGACCCACAGGTTTTACAGTATGTCAACGATTATCGGATGAATCTGCTCATTCCTGCAGAAATTACGGATTTTGAGAAATTCCACAGCGAAATGCGCAGTGTGCTGCGGGTGATGAGCCTGGTGAATAAGAAAAAGGAAATGTTTCAGCTGCTGGAAAATAAAGAATACAGCCGGATGCCGGTGGACACTGCCAATCTGATCAACGTGATGGCGGGCCTGAAGCTGGATCTGGAACGATGGAAGGAGAGAAGCGGAATGGAAGAACTGGAAATGTGCAGAGCCTGGAAAGAACTGCTGGAGGATGCAAGAGAAGAGGGAAAAGAAGAAGGCCGGAAGGAAGAACTGGCGGTTGCAGCCCGTATGCTCCGCAAACACAAGCTTTCCCTGGAGGAGATCCCGGAGTTTTTTCCGAAATTAAATGAGGAGGATATCCGGGAGGTGGAGCGGCAGGCGCTGGCGGAAGTGTAG
- the nuoE gene encoding NADH-quinone oxidoreductase subunit NuoE, whose translation MVEKETNTAVCPDADFTELAPVLEKYATVPGSLITILQQAQQIYGYLSEEAILYISRRTGILPAKIYGVATFYAQFRLKPIGKYLIMLCKGTACHVNGADRIEEAVCEHLGITDGETTEDGIFTLNNVACLGCCSLAPVMMVKSTEGEETYGNLTKDSVVKILDEIREKAAKEVQG comes from the coding sequence ATGGTAGAGAAAGAGACAAACACAGCAGTCTGTCCGGATGCGGACTTTACCGAACTGGCACCCGTGCTGGAAAAGTACGCAACTGTGCCGGGTAGTCTGATTACAATTCTGCAGCAGGCGCAGCAGATCTACGGTTACCTTTCGGAGGAGGCGATCCTGTACATTTCAAGACGGACAGGCATCCTGCCGGCCAAGATTTACGGAGTTGCAACTTTTTATGCGCAGTTCCGTCTGAAACCCATCGGCAAATACCTGATCATGCTCTGTAAGGGAACCGCCTGTCATGTCAACGGCGCAGACCGGATCGAGGAAGCTGTCTGTGAACATCTGGGCATCACAGATGGAGAGACCACAGAGGACGGCATTTTCACACTGAATAACGTAGCCTGTCTTGGCTGCTGCTCCCTGGCACCTGTCATGATGGTGAAGAGCACAGAGGGCGAAGAGACTTACGGCAATCTGACCAAGGATTCTGTTGTCAAGATCCTGGATGAGATCCGTGAAAAAGCAGCAAAGGAGGTGCAGGGATGA
- a CDS encoding NADH-quinone oxidoreductase subunit NuoF yields MKIVVGEGSCGIASGAKKTENAFRALLEEKGLDQVTLTKTGCIGTCYLEPIVDVYGDDGALEARYVKVQPEVVPEIVEKHIIGGGRAEEHLIPEEDAQILAKQKRVVLRNCGLINPEFIEEYLEKDGYKAAEKVLTTMSQEDVIEEMKISGLRGRGGAGFPTWFKWNAARQSQGKEKYIVCNADEGDPGAFMDRSVLEGDPHSVLEGMIIGGYSMGATEGVIYVRAEYPLAIDRLEIALSQARERGYLGKNLFGTNFSFDIRIKAGAGAFVCGEETALIASLEGERGMPRLKPPFPAQKGYWKKPTDINNVESFANVPWIINNGGAAFAAMGTEKSKGTKVFALAGKIKKGGLVEVPMGLPIKDVIYGTGGGIKNDKKFKAVQMGGPSGGCIPADLADTPVDYESINKTGAIVGSGGMIVMDEDTCMVDMARYFLDFTRKESCGKCNYCRIGTKRMLEILERITNGEGRDGDIELLEELANKVRDGAMCGLGQTAPNPVLTTLKYFRNEYEDHIYNHRCTAKSCKALISYHISDKCIGCTLCSKKCPVNAISGELKSQHTIDPNVCIKCGKCAEVCRFHAVEVQ; encoded by the coding sequence ATGAAGATCGTAGTCGGAGAAGGAAGCTGCGGTATTGCGTCCGGAGCAAAGAAGACAGAGAATGCATTCCGTGCCCTGCTGGAGGAGAAGGGCCTGGATCAGGTAACTCTCACAAAGACAGGATGTATCGGCACCTGCTATCTGGAGCCGATCGTGGATGTATATGGAGATGACGGGGCACTGGAAGCCCGTTATGTGAAGGTACAGCCGGAGGTTGTTCCGGAGATTGTAGAAAAGCACATCATCGGCGGCGGCCGGGCAGAGGAGCATCTGATCCCGGAGGAGGATGCACAGATCCTGGCAAAGCAGAAGAGAGTCGTGCTTCGCAACTGCGGACTGATCAACCCCGAGTTTATCGAGGAATACCTGGAAAAAGATGGATACAAGGCAGCCGAGAAGGTGCTGACCACCATGTCCCAGGAAGATGTCATTGAGGAAATGAAGATTTCCGGCTTAAGAGGCCGCGGCGGTGCGGGATTCCCCACCTGGTTCAAATGGAACGCGGCAAGACAGAGCCAGGGAAAAGAGAAATATATCGTCTGTAATGCGGATGAGGGCGATCCGGGCGCATTCATGGATCGAAGCGTTCTGGAGGGAGACCCCCACTCTGTACTGGAGGGCATGATCATCGGCGGCTATTCCATGGGCGCTACCGAGGGTGTCATCTACGTGCGTGCAGAGTACCCGCTGGCTATCGACCGTCTGGAGATCGCTCTTTCTCAGGCAAGAGAGAGAGGCTATCTTGGCAAGAACCTGTTTGGCACGAATTTCTCCTTTGATATCCGGATCAAAGCCGGTGCAGGCGCTTTCGTCTGTGGTGAGGAGACCGCACTGATCGCTTCCCTGGAGGGCGAGCGCGGCATGCCGCGTCTGAAACCCCCGTTCCCGGCACAGAAGGGATACTGGAAGAAGCCCACAGACATCAACAACGTAGAGTCCTTTGCCAATGTGCCGTGGATCATCAACAACGGCGGCGCAGCCTTTGCAGCCATGGGCACAGAGAAGAGTAAGGGAACGAAGGTATTCGCCCTGGCAGGTAAGATCAAGAAGGGCGGCCTTGTTGAGGTACCCATGGGTCTGCCGATCAAGGACGTAATTTACGGAACCGGCGGCGGTATCAAGAATGACAAGAAGTTCAAGGCAGTGCAGATGGGCGGCCCGTCCGGTGGATGTATCCCGGCTGATCTGGCTGACACCCCGGTAGATTACGAGTCCATCAACAAGACCGGTGCCATCGTGGGTTCCGGCGGTATGATCGTTATGGATGAGGACACCTGTATGGTGGATATGGCCCGGTACTTCCTGGATTTCACAAGAAAAGAGTCCTGCGGAAAATGTAATTACTGCCGCATCGGAACGAAGCGTATGCTGGAGATCCTGGAGCGCATCACCAACGGCGAGGGCAGAGACGGCGATATCGAGCTGCTGGAAGAGCTGGCAAACAAGGTGCGGGACGGCGCAATGTGCGGTCTGGGACAGACTGCCCCGAATCCGGTACTGACCACGCTGAAATATTTCCGTAACGAGTATGAGGATCATATTTACAACCACCGCTGTACGGCAAAATCCTGTAAAGCGCTGATTTCCTACCACATTTCCGACAAGTGTATCGGATGTACGCTTTGTTCCAAGAAGTGTCCGGTGAACGCGATCAGCGGAGAATTGAAGAGTCAGCATACCATCGACCCGAATGTCTGCATCAAGTGCGGCAAGTGCGCAGAGGTATGCCGGTTCCATGCAGTAGAAGTACAGTAG